In Geotalea uraniireducens, one genomic interval encodes:
- a CDS encoding FmdB family zinc ribbon protein, whose protein sequence is MPIYEYRCEACGEAFSLLQKMGAGAKDTVCPHCGSANVQKQFSTCAVGGGSTGGAPACSSGGG, encoded by the coding sequence ATGCCGATTTATGAATACCGGTGCGAAGCCTGTGGCGAGGCGTTTTCGCTGTTGCAGAAGATGGGAGCCGGCGCCAAGGATACGGTCTGTCCCCACTGCGGTTCGGCCAACGTGCAAAAGCAGTTTTCCACCTGCGCCGTCGGCGGCGGGTCGACGGGAGGCGCCCCTGCCTGTTCCAGCGGTGGTGGCTGA
- a CDS encoding ferritin family protein, translated as MGKEYSIQEALKLAIKGEKDSMDFYRKAAAVTKNERAKKVFDLLANEEVGHLKAFFDHYKGGEFGDITSYMAQPPDTKNPTYMALMKAIDEETHEQTALEIALKEEKACIDQYTVMAQDIIDPLVKGIFLQVIKETEKHQALIEEEYRHVMTMVHESDQDIYVRE; from the coding sequence ATGGGCAAGGAATATTCGATTCAAGAGGCGCTGAAACTGGCCATCAAGGGCGAAAAAGACAGCATGGACTTTTACCGGAAGGCGGCAGCCGTCACGAAAAATGAGCGGGCCAAAAAAGTCTTCGACCTGCTGGCGAACGAGGAGGTTGGTCATCTGAAAGCCTTTTTCGATCATTACAAAGGGGGCGAATTCGGCGATATCACTTCATACATGGCCCAACCGCCAGATACCAAGAATCCGACCTATATGGCATTGATGAAAGCGATCGACGAAGAGACGCACGAACAGACCGCCCTGGAGATCGCCCTCAAAGAGGAAAAAGCCTGTATCGACCAGTATACCGTGATGGCGCAGGACATCATCGATCCGCTGGTAAAGGGAATTTTCCTTCAGGTAATCAAGGAAACCGAGAAACATCAAGCTCTTATTGAGGAAGAATACCGCCATGTGATGACCATGGTCCACGAATCTGACCAGGATATTTACGTGAGGGAATAA
- a CDS encoding tRNA threonylcarbamoyladenosine dehydratase, with translation MSTLHRFSRTEILIGSASLDKLRGATVAVFGLGGVGSYAAEALCRAGVGRLILVDFDDICLTNINRQLHALDSTVGMAKVQAMAARFRQINPEADIVPCKDFYSAETSDFLLGERCDYVIDAIDHITSKLHLIKTCRERGLPIISSMGAAAKLDPTKIRVADISATTTCRLARIMRKLLRKEGIQQGVTVVYSVEEYQPQAIVDAGCRSNCICPNKDEQLFSCEHRRTILGSISFIPSIFGLTMAGVVVNKLLERG, from the coding sequence ATGTCTACCCTGCATCGATTTTCCCGTACGGAAATTCTCATCGGCTCCGCCAGTCTCGACAAACTTCGCGGCGCGACGGTGGCCGTTTTCGGGCTTGGCGGCGTCGGCAGTTACGCCGCCGAGGCGCTTTGCCGCGCCGGCGTCGGCCGGTTGATCCTGGTCGACTTCGACGACATCTGTCTCACCAATATCAACCGACAACTGCACGCGCTCGATAGCACCGTCGGCATGGCCAAGGTCCAGGCGATGGCGGCACGATTCCGGCAGATCAACCCGGAAGCCGATATCGTCCCCTGCAAGGATTTTTACAGCGCCGAAACGAGTGACTTTCTCCTCGGTGAGCGGTGCGACTACGTGATCGACGCCATCGATCACATCACGAGCAAGCTGCACCTGATCAAAACATGCCGGGAGCGGGGTCTGCCGATCATCTCCAGCATGGGAGCAGCGGCAAAGCTCGACCCAACCAAGATCAGGGTCGCCGACATTTCAGCCACCACCACCTGCCGCCTGGCGCGCATCATGCGCAAGCTGCTCCGCAAGGAAGGAATCCAGCAGGGGGTAACCGTTGTCTATTCGGTCGAGGAGTACCAGCCACAGGCCATCGTTGACGCCGGCTGCCGGAGCAACTGCATCTGCCCCAACAAAGACGAACAGCTCTTCAGCTGCGAACATCGCCGGACCATCCTCGGCAGCATTTCGTTTATCCCGAGCATCTTCGGCCTGACGATGGCGGGAGTAGTGGTCAACAAACTGCTGGAGAGGGGCTGA
- a CDS encoding TatD family hydrolase — MMIDTHCHLDAPEFHQRLDEVIAAARRAGVERFVIPGVAPGGWDGIRQLARERPFVLPAFGIHPQHAAQAGRRELDRLADLAPSAVAIGEIGLDYLLPDQSRQVQQDIFRAQLRIAGSSARPVLIHCRKAFRDLLAILAEEDGIRCSGVMHSFSGSPEIARDCIAAGLFIAVSGTVTYRNAVRPVEVVRQTPLTRLLLETDAPDLTPEPYRGRLNEPAYLGEIARRVAEIKNVPVEEVTRVTTANAGTLFGFLPR, encoded by the coding sequence ATGATGATCGATACCCATTGCCATCTTGATGCTCCGGAATTCCACCAGCGACTTGACGAGGTGATCGCTGCCGCCCGGCGAGCAGGAGTCGAACGGTTCGTCATCCCGGGGGTGGCTCCGGGGGGTTGGGACGGTATCCGACAACTCGCCCGCGAGCGGCCTTTTGTCCTCCCCGCCTTCGGCATTCACCCCCAACACGCTGCGCAGGCCGGCAGGCGGGAACTCGACCGGCTGGCCGACCTGGCACCGAGTGCCGTAGCGATTGGCGAAATCGGCCTCGATTATCTGCTGCCGGACCAATCGCGCCAGGTACAGCAGGATATTTTCCGCGCCCAGCTGCGTATCGCCGGGAGCTCTGCCCGGCCTGTCCTCATCCATTGCCGTAAGGCGTTCCGGGATCTGCTGGCCATCCTGGCAGAAGAAGACGGAATCCGCTGCAGCGGCGTGATGCACAGCTTCTCGGGAAGCCCGGAAATCGCCCGGGACTGCATCGCGGCCGGCCTCTTCATTGCCGTTTCCGGGACAGTTACCTACCGGAATGCCGTCCGCCCCGTCGAGGTTGTCAGGCAAACACCGCTGACCAGGCTGCTGCTGGAGACCGACGCTCCCGACCTGACGCCCGAACCGTATCGCGGCCGGCTCAACGAGCCGGCCTACCTGGGGGAGATTGCCCGCCGGGTCGCAGAAATAAAGAACGTCCCCGTCGAAGAAGTTACCCGGGTCACCACCGCCAACGCCGGCACCCTGTTCGGTTTCCTCCCCCGCTGA
- the cobA gene encoding uroporphyrinogen-III C-methyltransferase — MAEKSTQQGLVYLIGAGPGDPDLITVKGRDCIARADIVIYDYLANDALLTHARPGTQLIYAGKVGGQHNREQWQINELLVEKALAGNVVARLKGGDPFVFGRGGEECEALLAAGIPFEIVPGVTAGIGAAAYAGIPLTHREFTTSVAFVTGHESPGKDVSEIDWQGLSLGSGTIVFYMGVKNLPLIAANLIAHGRSADTPVALVRWGTRPEQEVITGTLATIAEAVRLRGFKAPAITIVGDVVSLRDKLRWFDNRPLFGKRVVVTRAADQAGAFSRKLADLGAQVLECPTIEIVPPEQWSQLDEAIAGLSDFDWLVLTSANAVQYFFARLQALGKDSRALGACRVCAVGPKTAALLRTQGVKADLIPTDYKGEGVVTTLRSQEIRGTRVLFPKGDRAREVIEKGLKALGAEVIAPVAYRNITPASLSAEVVQALEERRIHCITFTSSSTVQNLAALLGENRLLRLLEGVLVASIGPITSRSCRDLGLAVHVEPREYTLDALTDEIVSAFAAHD; from the coding sequence ATGGCAGAGAAATCCACACAACAAGGTCTTGTATACCTCATTGGCGCCGGCCCGGGCGATCCCGACCTGATTACGGTCAAGGGGCGGGATTGCATCGCCCGGGCAGATATCGTCATCTACGATTATCTGGCCAACGATGCCCTGCTGACCCACGCCCGTCCGGGCACACAGCTAATCTACGCCGGCAAGGTCGGTGGGCAACACAATCGCGAACAGTGGCAGATCAACGAGCTGCTCGTTGAAAAGGCCCTGGCCGGCAACGTGGTGGCCCGGCTCAAAGGTGGGGACCCCTTTGTCTTCGGCCGGGGGGGCGAAGAGTGCGAGGCGCTGCTTGCCGCCGGTATTCCTTTCGAGATCGTCCCCGGCGTCACCGCCGGGATCGGTGCCGCCGCCTACGCCGGTATCCCGCTGACTCACCGGGAATTCACCACCTCCGTGGCCTTCGTTACCGGCCATGAAAGTCCGGGCAAGGACGTTTCGGAAATTGACTGGCAAGGGCTTTCACTCGGCAGCGGGACGATCGTCTTTTACATGGGGGTGAAGAACCTGCCGCTGATTGCCGCCAACCTCATCGCGCACGGTCGGTCGGCAGACACGCCGGTAGCCCTGGTCCGCTGGGGGACGAGGCCGGAGCAGGAAGTAATCACCGGCACCCTCGCCACGATCGCCGAGGCAGTCCGTCTGCGCGGGTTCAAGGCCCCAGCCATCACCATCGTCGGCGACGTGGTCAGCCTACGCGACAAACTCCGCTGGTTCGACAACCGGCCGTTGTTCGGCAAACGGGTTGTCGTCACCCGGGCCGCCGATCAGGCTGGCGCATTCAGCCGTAAACTGGCCGATCTCGGCGCGCAGGTGCTGGAGTGCCCGACCATCGAAATCGTCCCCCCCGAACAATGGTCCCAGCTAGATGAAGCGATCGCCGGCTTGTCCGATTTCGACTGGCTGGTCTTGACATCGGCCAACGCAGTTCAGTACTTCTTCGCCAGACTTCAGGCACTGGGCAAGGATAGCCGGGCTCTCGGCGCCTGCCGGGTCTGCGCGGTCGGACCGAAAACCGCCGCCCTTCTCCGGACCCAGGGGGTCAAAGCCGACCTGATTCCCACCGATTACAAGGGCGAAGGGGTGGTTACCACCTTGCGTTCGCAGGAGATAAGGGGGACCAGGGTCCTCTTTCCCAAAGGCGACCGGGCTCGGGAAGTCATCGAAAAGGGGCTGAAAGCGCTGGGGGCCGAGGTGATCGCACCGGTCGCCTATCGCAACATCACTCCCGCCAGCCTTTCCGCCGAAGTGGTCCAGGCGCTGGAAGAGCGGCGCATCCACTGCATCACCTTCACCTCGTCCTCAACCGTGCAGAACCTTGCCGCCCTGCTGGGCGAGAACCGGCTGCTCAGGCTGCTCGAGGGGGTACTGGTCGCCTCGATCGGCCCGATAACTTCGCGGAGCTGCCGTGACCTGGGACTGGCGGTCCATGTGGAACCCCGGGAATACACGCTGGACGCCTTGACTGACGAGATCGTCAGCGCCTTCGCCGCACACGATTAA
- the hemC gene encoding hydroxymethylbilane synthase yields the protein MILKQLRIGTRASQLALWQANWVKSMLEERYPGMAVELVKIKTIGDKILDVPLAQVGGKGLFVKEIEEAMLRGEIDIAVHSMKDVPTEFPEGLGLVCITEREDPRDAVISRGVKFADLPQGARIGTSALRRQAQLLKVRPDLEMIIVRGNVETRIRKLETENLDAVILAAAGLKRLGFTAQVTEYLPVELSLPAIGQGALGIECRLDDEKVRETIAFFNHPDTAHAVRAERALLWRCEGGCQVPIAAHGLVNGETLTLTGFIASVDGSQTVKDMMSGPVADCEKLGIALAEKLLRNGGHEILSEVYQREVSREKEIPV from the coding sequence ATGATATTGAAGCAGCTACGGATCGGAACCCGCGCCAGCCAACTGGCGCTCTGGCAGGCGAACTGGGTCAAGTCGATGCTTGAGGAACGCTATCCGGGGATGGCAGTGGAACTGGTCAAGATCAAGACGATCGGCGACAAGATTCTCGACGTGCCACTGGCCCAGGTAGGGGGAAAAGGGCTGTTCGTCAAGGAGATCGAAGAAGCGATGCTCCGTGGTGAGATCGACATCGCCGTGCACAGCATGAAGGACGTCCCGACCGAATTTCCCGAGGGACTCGGCCTCGTCTGCATTACCGAACGCGAAGACCCACGCGACGCCGTTATCTCCCGGGGAGTTAAGTTTGCCGACCTGCCGCAGGGAGCACGGATCGGCACTTCGGCGCTGCGGCGCCAGGCGCAGCTGCTCAAGGTCAGGCCCGATCTGGAGATGATCATCGTTCGCGGTAACGTGGAGACCCGGATCAGAAAGCTGGAAACCGAGAACCTCGACGCTGTCATCCTCGCCGCCGCCGGGCTCAAGCGGCTCGGTTTTACCGCCCAGGTAACCGAGTACCTGCCGGTCGAGCTGTCGCTCCCGGCTATCGGCCAAGGGGCACTCGGCATCGAATGCCGGTTGGACGATGAAAAAGTCCGGGAAACCATCGCCTTTTTCAATCACCCCGACACCGCCCACGCGGTCCGGGCGGAGCGAGCCCTGCTGTGGCGCTGTGAGGGAGGCTGCCAGGTACCGATTGCCGCTCACGGGCTGGTGAACGGCGAGACGCTGACCCTGACCGGCTTTATCGCCTCGGTGGACGGCAGCCAGACCGTCAAGGATATGATGAGCGGCCCGGTAGCCGACTGCGAGAAGCTGGGCATCGCGCTGGCCGAAAAATTGCTCCGGAACGGCGGGCACGAGATTCTCAGCGAAGTCTACCAGCGGGAAGTATCCCGGGAGAAGGAAATTCCGGTCTAA
- the hemA gene encoding glutamyl-tRNA reductase: protein MNIIVVGLSHKTASVEIREKVAFAPTQMEKPLRALTALDDIGEAVIVSTCNRVEIYATTRDIAGGMARLKRFLADYHGLSLDSLEPHLYIHHSEAAIRHVFRVASSLDSMVVGEPQILGQIKTAYGYAAEYKSSGIILNRFLHKAFSVAKRVRTETKIASSAVSVSFAAVELAKKIFGELTDKTVMLIGAGEMCELAAKHFLNNGVRGVMVTNRTYERAVRLAEEFDGKAIAFEDLFDHLHKVDIVLTSTGAPHYIIKQKDVEDVIRRRKLKPMFFIDIAVPRDIEPKVNDVENVYLYDMDDLQNVVASNLQQRAEEAKKAEAIIDEEIGQFYRWISNLEVTPTIVALRTKFDEVRKNELTKTLANWKDLPPDAERRLDALTSAIINKLLHPPTSALKSTGQGGRTDLYVDALRALFDLQTDVPEEKSLGELEE from the coding sequence ATGAATATTATTGTTGTGGGGCTTTCACACAAAACTGCCTCCGTTGAGATTCGGGAAAAAGTCGCCTTTGCTCCGACACAGATGGAAAAGCCATTGCGCGCCCTCACGGCGTTGGATGACATCGGTGAAGCGGTCATCGTCTCCACCTGCAACCGGGTCGAGATTTACGCCACTACCCGCGACATTGCGGGGGGCATGGCCCGGCTCAAGCGCTTCCTCGCCGACTATCACGGCCTTTCCCTGGATTCCCTGGAGCCGCACCTCTACATTCACCACAGCGAAGCGGCCATCCGCCACGTCTTTCGCGTTGCATCGAGTCTCGACTCCATGGTCGTCGGCGAACCCCAGATCCTCGGCCAGATCAAGACCGCCTACGGCTACGCCGCCGAGTACAAAAGCTCCGGCATCATCCTCAACCGCTTTCTGCACAAGGCATTTTCCGTCGCCAAACGGGTTCGCACCGAGACGAAAATCGCCTCGTCGGCAGTCTCCGTATCGTTTGCCGCCGTCGAACTGGCAAAGAAGATTTTCGGCGAACTGACCGACAAGACCGTCATGCTGATCGGTGCCGGGGAAATGTGCGAGCTGGCCGCCAAACATTTTCTCAACAACGGAGTGCGGGGGGTTATGGTAACGAACCGGACCTACGAGCGGGCGGTGCGGCTGGCCGAAGAATTCGACGGCAAGGCGATCGCCTTCGAAGATCTGTTCGACCACCTCCACAAGGTCGATATCGTCCTCACCTCCACCGGCGCCCCCCACTACATTATCAAGCAGAAAGACGTTGAGGACGTAATCCGGCGGCGCAAGCTCAAGCCGATGTTTTTCATCGACATCGCCGTGCCGCGCGACATCGAGCCCAAGGTCAACGATGTCGAAAACGTCTATCTCTATGATATGGACGACCTGCAGAACGTCGTCGCCTCAAATCTTCAGCAGCGGGCCGAGGAGGCGAAAAAAGCCGAGGCGATCATCGACGAAGAGATCGGCCAGTTTTACCGCTGGATTTCCAACCTCGAAGTGACACCCACCATCGTTGCCCTCCGGACCAAGTTCGACGAGGTGCGAAAAAACGAGCTGACCAAGACCCTCGCCAACTGGAAAGATCTCCCGCCGGATGCCGAACGACGGCTCGATGCACTCACTTCGGCCATCATCAACAAGCTTCTCCACCCGCCGACCAGCGCCCTGAAATCGACGGGCCAGGGGGGACGGACCGACTTGTACGTGGATGCGCTGCGCGCCCTGTTCGACCTGCAGACCGACGTACCGGAAGAGAAGAGTCTCGGCGAACTGGAAGAATAG
- the ccsB gene encoding c-type cytochrome biogenesis protein CcsB has product MNALLFKITLAIYLAATVAYMAYLVKPRQNIGRIGRWLLSIGLAAHCVFTVDRFYEAGHTPITNLHESLSFFSLAVVAVYITFERRYKIYILGSFVTPLALLIMVASTGFPSAISPLNPALQSRWLVVHTTMAFLSYAAFAVAFGAAIMYLIQEHFLKSKKLGPMYQKLPPLDILDEINYRCLAFGFPLLTFAIIAGAIWAETAWGTYWSWDPKETWSLITWFVYAALLHGRLTTGWRGKKAAILAIIGFFVLLFTFLGVNLFMPGLHSYK; this is encoded by the coding sequence ATGAATGCCCTGCTCTTCAAGATAACCCTGGCAATCTATCTCGCCGCGACTGTTGCTTACATGGCCTACCTGGTAAAGCCCCGCCAGAATATCGGCCGCATCGGCCGCTGGCTACTCTCCATCGGACTTGCCGCTCACTGTGTCTTTACTGTCGACCGGTTCTACGAGGCGGGACACACCCCCATCACCAACCTCCACGAGTCGCTCTCGTTTTTCAGTCTGGCAGTGGTGGCCGTTTACATCACCTTCGAGCGCCGTTACAAAATTTACATCCTCGGCTCTTTCGTGACCCCCCTGGCCCTTTTGATCATGGTGGCATCAACCGGCTTCCCGTCAGCGATCTCCCCGCTCAATCCAGCCCTGCAGAGCCGCTGGCTGGTCGTTCACACCACGATGGCATTTCTCAGCTACGCCGCATTTGCCGTGGCGTTTGGCGCCGCCATCATGTATCTGATTCAGGAACACTTCCTCAAGAGCAAAAAGCTCGGCCCGATGTACCAGAAGCTGCCGCCGCTCGACATTCTCGACGAAATCAATTACCGCTGTCTGGCTTTCGGTTTTCCGTTGCTCACTTTTGCCATCATTGCCGGGGCCATTTGGGCGGAAACGGCCTGGGGAACCTACTGGAGCTGGGATCCCAAGGAAACCTGGTCCCTCATCACCTGGTTCGTCTATGCGGCGCTGCTTCATGGCCGCCTCACCACCGGCTGGCGGGGGAAAAAGGCGGCTATTCTCGCCATCATCGGTTTTTTCGTGCTGCTCTTCACCTTCCTCGGCGTCAATCTCTTCATGCCGGGATTGCACAGCTACAAATAA
- a CDS encoding precorrin-2 dehydrogenase/sirohydrochlorin ferrochelatase family protein, with protein MELFPINLRLQGRNVVIVGGGRVALQKCLSLLPAGAAITVIAPELTAPLCTLRDEGKIDHRQRAFAPEDLDGVFMIFAATDDPAVNSAVAAAAVARQILVAAVDHQERGNFTTPAILRRGELTIAVSTGGKSPALARNIRDQLAKRYGSEYDEALTILGAVREKLLTASDNTAYNKKILNDLAASELAKLLKRRRYQEVDRLLTNLLGPGYTTTELGVQSKDRP; from the coding sequence ATGGAACTATTTCCCATCAACCTGCGTCTGCAGGGCCGAAACGTCGTCATTGTCGGCGGAGGGCGGGTCGCCCTGCAAAAATGCCTCTCCCTGCTCCCGGCCGGTGCCGCAATCACGGTTATTGCCCCCGAGCTCACCGCCCCGCTTTGCACCTTGCGCGATGAGGGAAAAATCGACCACCGCCAACGCGCCTTCGCGCCGGAAGACCTGGATGGCGTGTTCATGATCTTTGCCGCTACCGACGATCCGGCAGTCAACAGCGCCGTTGCCGCCGCGGCGGTAGCGCGGCAGATCCTGGTTGCCGCCGTCGACCACCAGGAACGGGGGAACTTTACGACGCCGGCAATCCTACGGCGCGGCGAGCTGACCATCGCCGTTTCGACCGGCGGGAAAAGCCCGGCTCTCGCCCGTAATATCCGCGATCAGTTGGCGAAGCGCTATGGCAGCGAGTATGATGAAGCGCTGACGATCCTGGGCGCCGTGCGCGAAAAGCTGTTGACGGCCTCTGATAACACCGCTTACAATAAGAAAATTTTAAACGACCTCGCGGCTTCCGAGCTCGCCAAGCTGCTCAAAAGGCGGCGATATCAGGAGGTCGATCGCCTGCTCACCAACCTGCTCGGCCCCGGGTACACGACGACCGAATTGGGAGTACAGTCAAAGGACCGCCCATGA
- the trxA gene encoding thioredoxin TrxA, whose amino-acid sequence MASDKVLTFSDDTFDADVLKSDIPVLVDFWATWCAPCKAIAPVIDAIAEEFEGKVKVGKVNVDDNPGTPGKYGVRGIPTVILFKEGKVVDQVVGAVPKAQLEALIKKAL is encoded by the coding sequence ATGGCTAGCGACAAAGTACTGACATTCAGCGATGATACGTTCGACGCCGATGTTCTTAAATCCGATATCCCGGTACTGGTTGATTTCTGGGCAACCTGGTGCGCTCCCTGTAAGGCGATTGCACCGGTAATCGACGCCATTGCCGAGGAGTTTGAAGGTAAGGTGAAAGTCGGCAAGGTCAATGTTGACGATAATCCGGGCACCCCCGGCAAGTACGGTGTCCGTGGCATTCCGACGGTTATTCTCTTCAAGGAAGGGAAGGTGGTGGATCAGGTCGTCGGAGCGGTTCCCAAGGCGCAGCTCGAAGCCCTGATCAAAAAAGCCCTGTAA
- a CDS encoding TlpA family protein disulfide reductase produces the protein MRIRLVVAMFLLVLAVPASSFAMAQKGQPAPPIKVVSTSGQQISLANYHGYVLVIDFFATWCPPCREAIPHLIALNRKYGKQGLQVLGLSLDEGDEQGVKDFVAGKRFNYPVALANEGIQTDYGLRSLPTVYVIDKKGIVAERFMGGSDATLKSMEDLIKKLLAEP, from the coding sequence ATGCGTATCCGGTTAGTCGTGGCGATGTTCCTTCTGGTGTTGGCAGTTCCCGCGTCCTCTTTTGCCATGGCGCAAAAAGGGCAGCCTGCCCCGCCAATCAAAGTGGTGAGTACTTCCGGGCAGCAGATTTCCCTGGCGAACTATCACGGATACGTGCTGGTAATCGATTTTTTCGCCACGTGGTGCCCGCCTTGCCGGGAAGCCATCCCCCACCTGATAGCCTTGAATCGCAAATACGGCAAGCAAGGTTTGCAGGTTCTCGGCCTGTCGCTCGACGAGGGTGATGAGCAGGGCGTGAAGGACTTTGTGGCCGGGAAACGGTTCAACTATCCGGTGGCCCTTGCCAACGAAGGGATACAGACCGATTACGGGCTCCGCTCGTTACCGACGGTGTACGTCATTGACAAGAAGGGGATTGTCGCCGAGAGATTCATGGGCGGGTCCGATGCAACCCTGAAAAGCATGGAAGACCTGATCAAGAAGCTTCTGGCCGAGCCTTAG
- the uvrC gene encoding excinuclease ABC subunit UvrC, which produces MVDDFHIETLPVSPGVYLMKGERGEILYVGKAKNIRKRVRSYFGKGGESRYHIQFLVTKVKSIDCIVTDTEKEALILENTLIKQHHPRYNLDLRDDKTYFSLRIDLNEAFPQISIIRKVIQDGARYFGPYSSASAAREVLKQLYRLFPLRHYPLATCRQRKRPCLFYQLRQCSAPCHGLISRDDYQALAEGAALFLEGKNHDLLKIYRQRMNSAAAEERYEEAGRFRDLIHAIEVTVEKQKMVTRSNEDTDVVGYFRHGAYSSIALLFIRGGRLNGNRNFTFAWEMDDNECLSSFLTDYYQRDVVIPGEVLLPMPNDDLSALTELVTERRRRKTKFVYPRRGTKVELVKLAIKNAESALQKELDRVASAETVLAELQDRLHLRNVPHRIECYDISTIQGTFAVGSRVSFFNGKADKSGYRRYRIRTVHGSDDFAMMREVLSRRFSRDMTENNTPDLILIDGGIGQLNAVTAALDELGIKGIDTVSLAKSRVEREMTGEEIQRSNERVFLPGRKNPVVLRQNSRPLLLLAQIRDEAHRFAITYHKQLRQKETLHSLLDNIAGVGSKRRRELLKRFGSLAGLRKARREELMAASFLPANVVENIWQALHPDENSGSPEREAAADTITERPSAKARPEAS; this is translated from the coding sequence ATGGTTGACGATTTCCACATCGAAACACTGCCGGTATCTCCCGGCGTTTACCTGATGAAGGGGGAGCGCGGCGAGATTCTCTATGTCGGCAAAGCAAAAAATATCAGGAAAAGGGTCCGCTCCTACTTCGGCAAAGGCGGCGAATCCCGCTACCACATCCAGTTTTTGGTGACCAAGGTAAAAAGCATTGATTGCATCGTCACCGACACCGAGAAGGAAGCCCTGATTCTCGAAAACACCCTCATCAAGCAGCACCATCCCCGCTACAACCTCGACCTCCGCGACGATAAGACCTACTTTTCGCTGCGAATCGACTTGAACGAGGCATTCCCGCAAATCAGCATCATCCGCAAAGTCATTCAGGACGGCGCGCGCTACTTCGGGCCATATTCATCGGCATCGGCAGCGCGCGAGGTATTGAAGCAACTCTATCGATTGTTCCCACTGCGTCATTATCCCTTGGCAACATGCCGGCAACGCAAGCGTCCCTGCCTCTTCTACCAGTTACGGCAATGCTCGGCACCGTGTCACGGGCTTATTTCCCGCGACGATTACCAGGCGCTCGCCGAAGGGGCGGCACTGTTCCTGGAAGGGAAAAATCACGACCTTTTAAAGATTTACCGACAACGCATGAACAGCGCCGCGGCAGAGGAACGTTACGAGGAAGCGGGACGCTTTCGCGATCTCATCCACGCCATCGAGGTTACCGTCGAAAAACAGAAAATGGTGACCCGGAGCAACGAGGACACCGACGTGGTCGGCTACTTTCGCCACGGGGCATACAGTTCCATAGCTTTGCTGTTCATTCGCGGCGGCAGGCTGAACGGCAACAGGAACTTCACCTTCGCCTGGGAAATGGACGACAACGAATGCCTCTCGTCGTTTCTCACCGACTATTATCAGCGAGACGTTGTCATCCCGGGCGAAGTTCTGCTGCCAATGCCCAACGACGACCTTTCGGCGCTGACCGAACTCGTTACCGAACGGCGTCGCCGGAAAACGAAATTCGTCTATCCGCGGCGGGGGACCAAGGTTGAATTGGTAAAACTGGCGATCAAGAATGCCGAATCAGCACTGCAAAAGGAACTCGACCGGGTCGCCAGTGCCGAGACGGTACTGGCCGAGCTGCAAGATCGTCTCCACCTGCGGAACGTCCCGCACCGAATCGAGTGCTATGACATTTCGACAATCCAGGGAACGTTCGCCGTTGGCAGTCGGGTTTCTTTCTTCAACGGGAAAGCCGACAAATCCGGGTATCGGCGCTACCGCATCAGGACCGTCCATGGTTCAGACGATTTCGCCATGATGCGCGAAGTCCTCTCGCGGCGCTTCAGCAGGGACATGACCGAAAACAACACCCCTGACCTGATCCTCATCGATGGCGGGATTGGCCAGTTGAACGCCGTCACCGCGGCCCTCGACGAACTCGGCATCAAGGGGATCGATACGGTTTCCCTGGCAAAAAGTCGGGTTGAGCGGGAAATGACCGGAGAAGAGATCCAGCGGAGCAATGAACGGGTGTTTCTGCCGGGGAGAAAAAATCCGGTGGTGCTCAGGCAGAATTCGCGCCCTCTCCTCCTGCTGGCACAAATCCGCGATGAGGCGCACCGCTTCGCTATTACCTATCATAAACAGTTGCGACAGAAGGAGACGCTTCACTCGCTGCTGGACAACATCGCGGGAGTGGGCAGCAAACGACGGCGGGAATTGTTGAAACGATTCGGCAGTCTTGCCGGGCTCAGGAAAGCACGTCGTGAAGAGCTGATGGCCGCATCTTTTCTTCCGGCCAACGTCGTGGAAAATATTTGGCAGGCATTGCATCCAGACGAAAACAGCGGCTCCCCGGAAAGGGAAGCCGCTGCTGACACAATTACGGAAAGACCGTCCGCTAAGGCTCGGCCAGAAGCTTCTTGA